In Paenibacillus kyungheensis, the following are encoded in one genomic region:
- a CDS encoding ABC transporter permease, which produces MDITYKKEKVVQIKRRKYNADGIRLLLMTIPFLLFVIAFSYVPLFGWVYAFFDYKPGIPLSQTAFVGLEHFREMLHDRDMGRVMINTLALSVLSILFAPLPLVLAIMVSEVRNGFFKRLIQTTTTLPNYISWIIVFSLAFSMFSSEGAINTAIDRLGLSDTPLNVLGNADHVWLVQTLLLIWKTIGWNAIIYLAAIVGIDGEQYDAARIDGAGRLRSIWYITIPNIMPTFIVLLLLAVSNLLSAGFEQYLVFNNIMVADKIEVLDLYVYRLGLVTNDYPYSTAVGMFKSVISIALLFMINSLSKRVRGESII; this is translated from the coding sequence ATGGATATTACGTACAAAAAAGAAAAGGTCGTTCAGATCAAAAGGCGGAAATATAATGCCGATGGAATTCGTTTATTACTTATGACTATTCCTTTCCTTCTTTTTGTAATCGCTTTCAGTTATGTGCCACTGTTTGGTTGGGTGTATGCCTTTTTTGATTACAAGCCAGGTATACCACTCAGCCAGACAGCTTTTGTAGGATTAGAACATTTCCGCGAAATGTTGCATGACCGCGATATGGGAAGAGTCATGATCAATACATTAGCTTTGAGTGTATTATCTATTTTATTTGCCCCTTTGCCGCTAGTGTTAGCGATTATGGTGTCAGAAGTGCGTAATGGATTTTTTAAACGTCTTATTCAGACAACGACTACATTACCGAACTATATCAGCTGGATCATTGTATTCTCATTAGCTTTCAGTATGTTCAGTTCTGAAGGGGCGATTAATACAGCAATAGATCGACTGGGGTTAAGTGATACTCCGCTCAATGTATTGGGAAATGCAGATCATGTCTGGTTAGTACAGACGTTGTTATTAATCTGGAAAACGATTGGCTGGAATGCGATCATTTATCTTGCGGCGATTGTAGGAATTGATGGAGAACAATATGATGCAGCGAGGATTGATGGAGCGGGACGATTACGAAGTATCTGGTATATTACCATTCCGAATATTATGCCAACGTTTATTGTCTTACTTTTGTTAGCGGTTAGTAATTTGCTTTCAGCAGGGTTTGAGCAATATCTGGTATTTAACAATATTATGGTTGCTGACAAAATTGAAGTACTTGACCTCTATGTGTATCGTCTGGGATTGGTCACTAATGACTATCCGTACTCCACTGCTGTAGGTATGTTCAAATCTGTAATTAGTATTGCGCTGTTATTTATGATCAACAGCCTATCCAAACGAGTACGTGGCGAAAGTATTATTTAA
- a CDS encoding bacteriocin immunity protein, giving the protein MSQLTRTELIELVERIISAEGSEAEIDDWLTIVQQHVPHPEISNLIFWNEEEWTATQIVDEVLAYQPIILPPPS; this is encoded by the coding sequence ATGAGCCAGCTTACACGAACCGAATTAATAGAATTGGTTGAACGCATTATCAGCGCAGAAGGCAGTGAAGCAGAGATTGATGATTGGTTAACTATTGTACAGCAACATGTACCTCATCCTGAGATCAGCAATCTGATTTTCTGGAATGAAGAAGAGTGGACAGCGACTCAAATTGTAGACGAAGTGTTAGCATATCAGCCGATTATTTTACCACCGCCATCTTGA
- a CDS encoding cache domain-containing sensor histidine kinase: MKKLRWRKIQKIKKIGKVQHLGTQLIVFFMAISIIVFSIASYSLYSFMLGLIKEQNEKLLLQQFQQLDHNIHSLVGDVDRLSKLFLLDDHVQNYIQNTNMNTEIDMIDLKKAIYGRITNFISNYNYIHSIYIISDTRGALGGNTTQTLVHGEQAWTDRFFQSDGYEKAKQAFPNLIIEGGIKESYYNPYNVGQSDGNLVSLIRGVRPIYEPRTTATLVFNIDETYLASTYAASLDMAEGDMYIVNEQGVIISANRAEQVGTQSPYSPLQNSYANFGSYDITRDHEPLQVVYYKLQDANWYLVREVPLTLFSEQITAVQRIMLIVFSLSILVIFCATYFWLRKLIRPLHLLAHKMKNVSQGELGVTFTTIPNNEFGMVMRRFNEMSLSIVELLRSNNEIQEKRRELEIEALQYQINPHFLYNTLNMIRWMASAVKADHIVNSVVALGNILRPVFASKDTMCSLRDEINYLENYIKIINYRFNNTITFTFDIEPSYLDYRIPRFILQPLIENSTKSGRPDDNVIDIAIEVYEQDNDLWISVIDSGRGFDPQMREQLNNQLQSGDSYTSEQQEYSSGVGLYNVNKRIQLYFGKEYGIQLPQVPYGAEVAIHLPRLLESKDHIL; the protein is encoded by the coding sequence ATGAAAAAGCTACGCTGGCGTAAAATACAAAAAATTAAAAAGATTGGTAAAGTGCAACATTTGGGTACGCAATTAATCGTCTTTTTTATGGCGATTAGTATTATTGTATTTTCGATTGCTTCGTATTCGCTGTATTCATTTATGTTGGGATTGATCAAAGAACAAAACGAAAAGTTGTTATTACAACAATTCCAGCAATTGGATCATAATATTCATAGTCTTGTAGGAGATGTAGATCGCTTATCCAAGCTTTTTCTGCTGGATGATCATGTGCAGAATTATATTCAAAATACGAATATGAACACAGAAATCGATATGATTGATTTGAAAAAGGCGATCTATGGACGGATCACTAATTTTATCAGCAACTATAACTATATTCATTCGATCTATATCATTTCAGATACACGGGGAGCGTTAGGAGGCAATACCACGCAGACACTGGTACATGGAGAGCAAGCATGGACAGATCGCTTTTTTCAATCCGATGGATATGAGAAAGCAAAGCAAGCTTTTCCTAATCTAATCATCGAAGGTGGAATCAAAGAATCTTACTATAATCCTTATAATGTAGGTCAATCCGATGGCAATCTGGTGAGCTTGATTCGTGGAGTTAGACCTATTTATGAACCACGTACCACTGCTACACTGGTATTCAATATTGATGAAACGTACTTGGCTTCTACGTATGCAGCTTCTCTTGATATGGCAGAAGGAGATATGTATATTGTTAATGAGCAAGGCGTGATTATTTCGGCTAATCGGGCTGAACAAGTAGGTACACAAAGTCCTTATAGTCCGCTGCAAAACAGTTATGCTAATTTTGGTAGTTATGATATTACGCGCGATCATGAGCCGTTACAAGTCGTCTATTACAAACTGCAAGATGCCAATTGGTATCTGGTACGTGAAGTGCCATTGACTTTATTTTCAGAACAGATTACTGCAGTACAGCGGATTATGTTAATCGTATTCTCATTAAGTATTCTGGTTATTTTTTGCGCGACTTATTTTTGGTTACGTAAATTAATTCGTCCACTTCATTTATTGGCTCACAAAATGAAAAATGTCAGTCAAGGAGAATTGGGAGTAACATTTACAACGATTCCTAACAATGAATTTGGTATGGTGATGAGGCGATTTAACGAGATGTCGCTGAGTATTGTAGAATTGCTTCGTAGCAATAATGAGATTCAAGAGAAACGACGCGAATTAGAAATTGAAGCGTTACAATATCAGATCAATCCGCATTTTCTATACAATACACTCAATATGATTCGCTGGATGGCTTCCGCTGTAAAAGCAGATCACATTGTTAATAGTGTAGTAGCATTAGGCAATATTTTGCGTCCTGTATTTGCAAGTAAAGATACGATGTGTAGTTTACGTGATGAAATTAATTATTTGGAGAATTATATCAAAATTATCAATTATCGCTTTAATAATACGATTACATTCACATTTGATATTGAACCTTCTTATTTGGACTATCGAATTCCACGCTTTATTTTGCAACCGTTAATTGAGAATTCGACCAAATCAGGCAGACCGGATGATAACGTGATTGATATAGCGATAGAAGTCTATGAACAGGATAATGATCTATGGATTTCAGTGATAGATTCTGGTCGTGGCTTCGATCCACAGATGCGTGAACAATTAAATAATCAGTTGCAGAGCGGAGACAGCTATACTTCGGAACAACAAGAATACAGCAGTGGAGTCGGATTATATAATGTGAATAAGCGCATACAGCTTTATTTTGGCAAAGAGTACGGTATTCAATTGCCTCAAGTTCCTTATGGAGCAGAAGTTGCTATTCATTTGCCTCGCTTATTAGAAAGTAAAGATCATATCTTATAA
- a CDS encoding glycoside hydrolase family 140 protein, protein MSEIYDEHESIPQMSRLKVSPNQRFVIQEDGTPFFWLGDTAWELFHRLDREQALMYLTCRAEQGFNVVQAVALAELDGITTGNAYHRMPLLMNKAGVYDPCLPDTTGDYSYWDHVDYIVNTAATLGIYIAFLPTWGDKYNQLWGKGPEIFTADNAYTYGQWLGERYRNCNNIIWVLGGDRSLDQPHHIEIIDRLAEGLQAGDGHTHLITFHPKGSASSSQYVHPKSWLDFHMIQSGHAAGVRNNYVMIQHDYELQPIKPVLEAEPCYEDIPIDFQASNGYFDEVDVRQTAYYAVLAGSLGYTYGHHSVWCMSDGMYASTALDEIGDFIIMSWQQALTRPGAEQMKWLRQLMQSVDFVTGVPDQSVVTANFIGANYQVASRGVDYILVYCPQGLYVKVRLGILNTDQVSLNWYCPRSGQLYPIAIVANDGVHTLIAPSSGRGQDWVLYIHSVRKE, encoded by the coding sequence ATGAGTGAAATATATGATGAACATGAATCTATTCCGCAGATGTCTCGTTTGAAAGTCAGTCCGAATCAGCGGTTTGTCATACAGGAAGATGGTACGCCTTTTTTCTGGTTGGGGGATACTGCATGGGAATTATTTCACCGCTTGGATCGAGAACAAGCATTGATGTATTTAACGTGCCGGGCAGAGCAAGGTTTTAATGTTGTGCAAGCTGTCGCGCTAGCTGAGCTTGATGGTATCACAACAGGAAATGCTTATCATAGAATGCCTTTGCTAATGAATAAAGCAGGGGTATATGATCCTTGTCTGCCTGATACTACAGGAGATTATTCGTACTGGGATCATGTTGATTATATTGTAAATACAGCGGCCACACTTGGCATCTATATTGCTTTTTTGCCAACATGGGGCGATAAATACAATCAGTTATGGGGAAAAGGCCCTGAAATATTTACAGCAGATAACGCATATACATATGGGCAATGGTTAGGAGAACGGTATCGGAATTGTAATAATATTATATGGGTACTCGGTGGAGATCGTTCGCTCGATCAACCTCATCATATAGAAATTATCGATCGTCTCGCAGAAGGATTACAAGCAGGTGATGGTCATACTCATCTGATTACATTTCATCCGAAAGGTTCAGCTTCTTCATCTCAATATGTACATCCCAAATCGTGGCTAGACTTTCATATGATTCAATCCGGTCATGCCGCAGGTGTACGTAATAATTATGTGATGATCCAGCATGATTATGAATTACAACCGATCAAACCTGTACTTGAAGCAGAACCCTGTTATGAAGATATTCCGATAGATTTTCAAGCCAGTAATGGATATTTTGACGAGGTAGATGTACGGCAGACTGCTTATTATGCTGTACTTGCTGGTTCACTGGGGTATACGTATGGGCATCATTCAGTATGGTGTATGAGTGATGGGATGTATGCTTCTACAGCATTGGATGAAATCGGTGATTTTATTATAATGTCGTGGCAACAAGCATTAACTCGTCCTGGTGCTGAGCAGATGAAGTGGTTGCGCCAACTGATGCAATCGGTTGATTTTGTAACAGGTGTACCTGATCAATCAGTAGTAACAGCTAACTTTATAGGAGCTAATTATCAAGTGGCTAGTCGTGGCGTAGATTACATTCTAGTCTATTGCCCTCAAGGTCTGTATGTTAAAGTAAGATTAGGTATCCTGAATACAGATCAAGTCAGTCTGAACTGGTATTGTCCACGAAGCGGACAATTATATCCGATCGCTATAGTGGCAAATGATGGAGTACATACACTAATCGCTCCATCCAGTGGACGAGGTCAGGATTGGGTGTTATATATTCATTCTGTACGTAAGGAGTGA
- a CDS encoding carbohydrate ABC transporter permease gives MIRAENTKSIQWSDWLFNAINYTLLTILLIVTIYPFYYIFIYSISDSFRAQSGVFLWPAGFSLESYKATIKLQGLGDAAIVSVLRTVLGTAITVVCCSFFAYLITKREMPFRKIIYRFVLITMYFNAGFIPWYLTMKMYGLQNNFLLYILPTALTGFYIILIKTFIEQLPPALEESAKIDGAGYITIFTKVIFPLSTPIIATIAVFAAVGQWNTWFDNFFLVENPKLQTLQLLLYNFLSQSNSISNMSAADLTMSAEARVMTPQSIQMTITMLVTLPIVIVYPMLQRFFVKGIMMGAVKG, from the coding sequence ATGATCAGAGCGGAAAATACCAAATCGATTCAATGGTCAGACTGGCTATTTAATGCAATCAATTACACATTGCTGACGATCTTATTAATTGTGACAATCTATCCATTTTATTATATTTTTATTTATTCGATTAGCGATTCATTTCGTGCCCAGAGCGGTGTCTTTTTATGGCCTGCTGGCTTTTCGCTAGAAAGTTACAAAGCAACGATTAAGCTTCAAGGATTAGGCGATGCCGCAATCGTTTCTGTGTTGCGTACCGTATTAGGAACTGCGATTACGGTGGTATGTTGTTCTTTTTTTGCTTATTTGATCACCAAGCGAGAAATGCCTTTTCGCAAAATTATTTACCGATTTGTACTGATTACGATGTATTTTAATGCAGGCTTTATTCCATGGTACTTAACGATGAAAATGTACGGATTACAAAATAATTTTCTGTTATATATTTTGCCTACTGCATTAACAGGGTTTTATATTATTTTGATCAAAACATTTATTGAGCAGTTACCACCTGCGCTGGAGGAATCTGCTAAAATAGACGGTGCTGGTTATATCACTATTTTTACCAAAGTTATTTTTCCACTTTCTACGCCGATTATAGCGACTATAGCTGTATTTGCGGCTGTCGGACAATGGAATACATGGTTTGATAATTTTTTCTTAGTCGAAAATCCCAAATTACAAACATTACAATTGTTACTTTATAACTTTTTGAGCCAATCTAATAGTATTTCAAATATGAGTGCTGCTGATTTGACGATGTCTGCGGAAGCTAGAGTGATGACACCTCAATCGATTCAGATGACGATTACGATGTTAGTCACATTACCTATTGTGATTGTATATCCTATGTTGCAACGCTTTTTTGTCAAAGGCATTATGATGGGTGCAGTCAAAGGATAA
- a CDS encoding response regulator transcription factor, producing MYKVMIVEDEMLVRIGLKNSVDWSKFNMQVIADLPDGQSAWEQYHQERPDIIITDIRMPKMDGMELIAHVRAEDKSTRIVVLSCLEEFELARKAMSLGVSGYILKLTMTEEEIQTILQTIRNELDHQQRARVVEDNPSLLPSNIELIKEKYIKDFLLYGIYSVEEFERFAVQSQMQLSPVRLVACVMEVDHYSKLKQKFKDEHGHLIKMTLLNMLNEITTAFQKGESLYIDETHYLVLLSFEDIFSEQQIRQQTLLILQRVQHVIGTYFNSSVSFGISEIDNAYKSLPRLYVESYERLQHKFLIGTGLYHTGQEHIDVAPIQAQLEQIRLYRPLRELLSPMKQERYDDYIRILDEHLYADRRSIQHLLFQLIQWISTSLYDYHQNEKTILFNITDQLEQCDTLPEMLAQIQLYLSEVVEQSRTMMHMSSEITKAIQYIKQHHTENISLQQVAAHVNLSFGYLSNLFKKELQITFIDYLNRYRVERAKELLVGTSLKSYDIAAQVGFSPEYTYFSKVFKKVTGLNPNEYRRQYWTQGEGTSNLHHSSPSESLKGTL from the coding sequence ATGTATAAAGTGATGATTGTAGAAGATGAGATGCTTGTACGCATCGGGTTGAAAAATTCAGTAGACTGGAGCAAGTTCAATATGCAGGTGATTGCTGATCTGCCAGACGGGCAAAGTGCCTGGGAGCAGTATCATCAAGAGCGCCCTGATATTATTATTACCGATATTCGAATGCCCAAAATGGACGGCATGGAATTGATCGCTCATGTGCGTGCAGAAGATAAATCGACTCGGATTGTTGTCTTATCTTGTCTGGAAGAATTTGAACTTGCACGTAAAGCAATGTCTCTAGGCGTATCCGGTTATATCCTCAAACTAACGATGACTGAAGAAGAAATTCAAACGATATTACAGACGATTCGTAATGAACTAGATCATCAGCAACGTGCCAGAGTAGTCGAAGATAACCCTTCATTGTTGCCTTCTAATATCGAATTGATCAAAGAAAAGTATATTAAAGATTTTCTGTTATACGGTATCTATTCTGTCGAGGAATTTGAACGATTTGCTGTACAGAGTCAGATGCAATTGTCACCTGTACGTCTGGTTGCTTGTGTGATGGAAGTGGATCATTATTCCAAATTAAAGCAAAAATTTAAAGATGAACATGGTCATCTAATCAAAATGACATTACTTAATATGTTAAATGAAATTACGACTGCTTTTCAAAAAGGAGAAAGTCTTTATATTGATGAGACCCATTATCTTGTATTGCTGAGCTTTGAAGATATATTCTCCGAGCAACAGATCCGTCAGCAGACATTATTAATTTTACAACGGGTACAACATGTGATCGGAACGTATTTTAATAGTTCAGTTTCTTTTGGTATAAGTGAAATAGATAACGCTTACAAATCGCTTCCTCGCTTGTATGTAGAATCTTATGAACGATTACAGCATAAATTTCTTATCGGTACAGGATTGTATCATACAGGGCAGGAACATATAGATGTTGCGCCGATTCAAGCTCAATTAGAACAGATTCGTCTGTATCGTCCTTTACGCGAATTATTATCTCCGATGAAGCAAGAGCGATATGACGATTATATCCGTATACTGGATGAACATTTATATGCAGATCGGCGATCGATTCAGCATTTGCTATTTCAATTGATACAATGGATCAGTACCAGTCTATATGATTATCATCAAAATGAAAAAACGATTTTGTTCAATATTACAGATCAGCTAGAACAGTGTGATACATTGCCTGAAATGCTTGCCCAAATTCAATTATATCTGTCTGAAGTGGTAGAGCAATCACGCACAATGATGCATATGAGCAGTGAAATTACCAAAGCGATTCAATATATTAAGCAACATCACACCGAAAATATAAGTTTGCAACAAGTGGCTGCCCATGTGAATTTGAGTTTTGGTTATTTGAGTAATTTGTTCAAAAAAGAATTGCAAATTACGTTTATAGACTATCTTAATCGCTACCGGGTCGAACGGGCAAAAGAGTTATTAGTCGGCACTTCGCTCAAATCGTACGATATTGCAGCTCAAGTCGGATTTTCACCAGAATATACGTATTTTAGTAAAGTGTTCAAAAAAGTAACCGGACTGAATCCTAATGAATATCGCCGTCAATATTGGACACAAGGAGAAGGGACTTCTAATTTACATCATTCTTCACCATCTGAATCGCTGAAAGGCACGTTATGA
- a CDS encoding TetR/AcrR family transcriptional regulator: MDRRIRKTKQALTDALLSLLQTKEFRSITITDIVTIADVNRGTFYKHYTYKEDLLDDIIERVIVDLKDSYEEPYRHVSTLIIQEMVASAIKIFDHVATHRNFYQLITHSNALPGFQQRICYELQQLCIQDMRNVEAIRAMNQAGINIDLYASYQAYAIWGLIIAWIQNDFQYSANYMSEQLLQIITQQNGHRNNPLS; this comes from the coding sequence ATAGATCGACGAATACGCAAAACCAAACAAGCGTTAACAGATGCGTTGTTATCGTTGTTGCAAACAAAAGAATTTCGCAGTATTACCATCACCGATATCGTCACGATAGCAGACGTGAATCGTGGTACATTTTACAAGCATTATACGTACAAAGAAGACTTGCTCGACGATATTATTGAACGTGTAATTGTTGATCTCAAAGATTCGTATGAAGAACCTTACCGTCATGTCAGCACATTAATTATTCAAGAAATGGTAGCATCGGCTATTAAGATTTTCGATCATGTGGCGACTCATCGGAACTTTTATCAGTTGATTACACATTCCAACGCTTTGCCCGGATTTCAACAACGTATTTGTTATGAATTGCAACAATTGTGTATTCAGGATATGCGCAATGTAGAAGCGATTCGCGCGATGAATCAAGCAGGGATCAATATCGATCTATATGCTAGTTATCAAGCTTATGCTATATGGGGACTTATTATTGCCTGGATCCAAAATGACTTCCAATACAGTGCCAATTATATGTCTGAACAGCTACTACAGATCATTACTCAACAAAATGGACACCGGAATAATCCCTTATCTTAG
- a CDS encoding SDR family oxidoreductase yields the protein MRLENKVAVITGAASGMGKAIALLFAQEGAKVVVSDIAQASAQLTVDDILAQGGEAVAIATNVTQEEQVQLLIQTAVEHYGTLDILVNNAGIMDNFVPAADVTDELWEKVFAINTTGTMRTVRQALPIFTEKQSGIIINIASAGGLNGSRAGAAYTASKHAVVGLTKNIGFQYAPLGIRCNAIAPGGVATNIGTTISEPNPFGMERAMIGMGLNPRNGQPEDIAKVALFLASEDASFVNGTVIVADAGWTAY from the coding sequence ATGAGATTAGAAAACAAAGTTGCTGTTATTACAGGAGCCGCTTCAGGAATGGGTAAAGCGATTGCTTTACTGTTTGCACAGGAAGGCGCTAAAGTGGTCGTTTCTGATATTGCGCAAGCATCAGCACAATTGACTGTTGATGATATTTTGGCTCAAGGTGGTGAGGCTGTCGCTATCGCTACCAATGTCACGCAAGAAGAGCAAGTACAATTGCTTATTCAGACAGCGGTTGAACACTATGGCACACTAGATATTCTCGTAAATAATGCAGGCATTATGGATAACTTTGTACCGGCAGCAGATGTAACCGATGAATTATGGGAAAAAGTATTTGCGATTAATACAACAGGAACGATGCGAACAGTCCGTCAAGCATTGCCTATTTTTACAGAGAAACAAAGCGGGATTATTATCAATATCGCTTCAGCAGGTGGATTAAATGGATCAAGAGCAGGAGCGGCTTATACTGCTTCCAAGCATGCTGTTGTAGGATTAACCAAAAATATCGGGTTTCAATATGCTCCATTAGGGATACGGTGCAATGCAATTGCTCCGGGCGGTGTTGCTACTAATATTGGCACTACGATTAGTGAACCGAATCCATTTGGGATGGAACGGGCTATGATTGGCATGGGCTTAAATCCTAGAAATGGTCAGCCAGAAGATATTGCTAAAGTGGCTTTGTTTTTAGCTTCAGAAGATGCTAGCTTTGTAAATGGGACAGTGATTGTGGCTGATGCTGGTTGGACAGCTTATTAA